A window of Nicotiana sylvestris chromosome 8, ASM39365v2, whole genome shotgun sequence genomic DNA:
TCTATCCAATCCCCTGCCTCATTTTGGAGTCCCAGAAACATGTTCCTTCTTCTCATGTTGGGAGCGGGGGTGTGCAAGAACTTTGTGTTAGCATCTCCCTCCATAAGCAGTTTATCCTAGACTTAGTTTTTCAGAATTCCTCTTCACTTCTCAGAATAGGTGAATAGTCTTCTAGAAGTTGGCACTCTAGATGCTAAAAGTAAGGGCTGAAGGGATAGACATTGGATTTTTGGAGACCTCCAAGCCTAGCTAGTAGATGTTTCTTTTTATGGAAGATGTTACCAAAAACTATCTTATACCAAGTAGTAACTTGGTCTTGGAATTTGGTAGTTCCCTCAAGTAGGTTACACTTACCCTCATAGGCCTGGTGCACCACACTGGTGAGGGAGGGATGGCTGCACCATATGGGCTCAAATCTAAATGGTTTAAAGAGACTGCTGGGCCTGAACCAAAGATTTATAAGCATAGGGCAAGTGATTAGAGTGAGTTCTAGGAAGGGGGCTAATTGTACTAGAAGGGAATTTTTGGATCCAATCCTCATTAATAAATCACCTGTCTAGTATTTCCAGGATTAAGTGACTCCTATTTCTATATTTCATGTTAGTTCAGGTAAATTTGCTACCTTTGAAACCAAGATCAATCAGCTTACATTGATTTATGCATTGCCAGAAGAGATTAGCCCTAGGAGCAAAGATGTAATCCCCCCATACTTGTCTCTAGCTCTCAGGACTTCATTGAAGTCCTCCCCCTACTAGCCAACTCCCCTGTTAGGTATCATGGATAGTTCTGAGCTTCTGTCAGTGGTTTCTCCTAAGTGCATAAGTGTTGCTAGCATAAACAACAATGAAAAGCCAAGAGTTGGAAGAGGGGATTACCTTGACTATGACATTAATGCCATGAGATGTGGCAGAGACTTCATCAATTTTGAGTAGATCATCTTTCCACATGATGACTATGTCCCCAAATAGGCCAATAGCTGGGCTTTGGATTTTCCCAGAGAATCCCAGTTCATGAATCCGGTTCTTATGCTCAGTCATCCTAGTTTCTAGGAGGACTAGCATTGCAGGCTTGTGCATTTTGACCATCTCAGCGTAATGCCTCCTAAACTCACTACTATTGGCACCCCTATCAttccaaatgatgaaattcattAACAACTTGGAGTGTGGTGGGGACTTCCTTTTCAGGCATTTCGCCTTCCCTTTCACAGGATTGGCCTCCAAGTTCACTTGTACAGAGATGACCTGTTTGTCTTCCTGTATCAGAACTGGGCTTAGTCTTACAGCTAAGTCTCCTGAGTTTGGATTTGAGGCTAACCTTAGGCTCATCCCGCACAGTTTCATGCTCTATGCGATAAGCATTTCTCACCCAGGCCCTCTAAACTCTATTAACTCCTCTTGTTGTAGGAGATTGCCTTTGTTTTGGCACTCCCAGCTTTACAATCAGTGCCTCTAGCTCTGTGTTGGAGGCTTGGAGGTGCTCGTGGACTTTTTCTGATCCTGCCATCAGGGTTTCCCTTTATGGTGGGGTCGTGGTCCATGCTGCTCCATTGGGAGAATAATGGGCTTACAATCTCCTTCCCTGGTGTTACTAGGGGGAAGAAAAGTAGGGAGTTGCTGATCTGATCCATCAGGGCACTCAATTGGTTTGGTGTCATTGTTTGTTGGCTGGGTGTTACCTAGGCTTGTACCAAGGTTGCTAGTCACAGTTGATGCCCATAGTTCAACATTGCATAATTGAAGCATGCAGTGACTATCTTGGCTAAGTAATGAGGGTTCTGGATTACGACAGTGATTAGCAAAGACCCTATGAGAGGGTCGGTGGAAAGGTTGCTCTCTACAATGCCATTTTCATCCAAGAAGTGGGAAGGTGGTCTGGTGGTAGTGGGGCTGTTATTACCATTAGAGGCAACGATTCCCTTTCGAGGTTCTGGGTCGTGGGGAAGTTTGCATGTTGTTCTGATTTAGTTTTGAAGATTAGCCAGATTGACTCCGGAGAAGCAATAACTTATTTGTAAGTGGGCGAGTAATTCAAATGAAAATAACAGAAAAGACTTTCATTTGTTAACTATCGGTTTGTGTGATTTTGGAAGTCTTTTATGAGTAGAAAAGACTTTCATTTACTTTCCCCTTGAAAAAACAATCACAGACACATGACTAGTTGTccaataacaaaaatacaaaactatttaatTACATTATTTGCGAATACATACAACACGCAATCTATTCCATTGGGTGttcttaaaataattttgaaacaTTACTAAAAATATGACAAATATTTCTTTAGTACGATATATTTTAAGAAAGAGTCAAATATAAAGACTACTTACTTTTCTAAGAATTCATTTAATCTACTTACAGTTTAAACTTTACGTGAAATTTATCAATCAAACTAACTTTACAACACACTTTAATACTTATTTTATTTGTGTATCATTAATGAAACCAACTTTTCAACACTACTTTATTAAGCATTTTAATATGACAGTGTCTATTTTTGGTCAAAGATGGCGTTTTAAGttattttagaaaataaaattggACAATTGGCGTTCATCTATTGAGGGGCCACaaactttttttttggttttccacCCGGTGTTCGGTACccgcattggagcccgactatatccggattcgcgTCGCATAGGCCCTATTCGAGGagaagcgctccctaccaagaATTTTTCCATACCCAGGACTCGAACTTGAAATCTCTGGTTAAGGGGAGGGGCCACAAACTTATTTTCATATAGGAGTACTTTTTTATTCCTTTTCGATAACAACAAATAATGTCACTTTCATTTAGAGTTGAATTTTAGTGTTTTCAATTATTAATCaatctaattattaaaaaaacaattTGTGGTACATAAAATCTTTAGCCCCATTATTATCCAGTATGATAAATATTATAAAAACAGTATGCCGACTTTATTTAATTAAATAAAGCACTTCCCCGTTTTATTTTATGTGATATTCGGATAACATAAATTCTAAAATGCCAGCTTGATTTAAATGTTTAATAACACTAAAGTTGCTTTCACAGATTACGTATACGCCAAACAGCCATGCAtcagccttatatatatatatatatatatatatatatatatatatatatatatatatatatgtgctcCACGAACCACTTTATTTACTTATTAATTAATTGTAACTGACTTTATTAAAACATAAAACAGTCCGGTATATTAAGTTCCCGTTATGCGCTGAGTTCGGGGACCGCTACAAAAGTGATTAGTACAGGAAAATGTTTTTAAAGTAAATGACATGAACAAGCAGCTCCATATTAATTTCACTAATACACAGAATCATCAGCATTTACTTTATTGCTTACTACTTTTTAATTAATACTAATTTAAGCACAACATTACTTCTTCAGTCCTTTGTAATCAATAGGAAGAGAAATTGGCCATGCAGGAAGCATGAACAAGAATGCTGATGACCAACAAGGCAATAATCTTTGAATCATAACTGGAACATCATCTGGATCACCAAGGCAGAGTCGACTGAACGGTGAAGCCGGTACAGTACCGGCTTTAGGCCACGAATTTTGTTGAGCCGCTGTTACAGCAACGACATCCAACTTCAATGTCTTCATGTTATATGAAACAACAGCATCCCCGAAACCAAGGTATAAGATGTTGGCATCAAGCGGATGGAAGGCGATTGGAGTAGGAATGAGCCCAGTTAACGCTTTGCTCATTGAAATATCATCAAACACGATGTCACGGATCTTCACCCTGTGTTGCAGACTCCAATTTGAAGAGTCATAATCGTCAAGAACCCAAACAGAAAAGCCTGAAAATCCAAAGGGATATGAGGGAACAAGAGACACCTCGATATACCTCAAGCGACCCTGATGAACATCACACAAAGTAGGACTTCCATTATTTCTAGCATCATTACATTGCTTATCAATATCATCATGAAGTTCAATTACGCGACATTGATTCAAGTCATTGGACGGATCGAACGCCATAATACCAAGGCGACGATCAATCCAATGTAGGTTCCCATTCAAAGAAACAGGCCTCCTGAGGGACACAACTTCAATTGGTACATCATTATGAAAAACAATACTTCTCCAACTTCCAGTCTCAGACAAGAATATCTCAAACTTGAGTATATACGACTCGCCAAACTGACAATCAAATCTCACCACTTTAAAACTTCTCAGAGACCCCCCTTCAGATTCCGTTATAAAACCAGTACTAACACGCTCAAAACTCATCGAAGGTGGAGGAAGCGCAATACAATCCCCTGTAATAGCATTGTAAATGCGATAATCACTTCCACCTCGATCATACAAAACTAGCCCATCACTGACTGCTACAATAGCATATCTTTCATCTTCAGGACAACCAACATAAGGAAAATGAATAGTACAGAATCTCGGATGTAACCGATTATCAGACAACAAATCAGGCAAGTATGACTGAGCAAAATAGTTAACACCATTATTAACACTCAAAGTGTTAGCAAGAATGGTCCAAATAGGTGTTTGTTGGGGCAACAAAGAAGCTCTAGAAATATAAAGAGATACAAAAGAAGGTGCAGAAATTAAAGAAAGCCATTGTTTTGAAACACATTTGTACCTAAAAACACATTTTACAGGCAATCTTAAGAAAATTTCTTCCAAGAAccaattaggaaggtattcattcTTGAAAAAAATCTTTAATTTAGGTTTTGTAAATTTCCCTTCAATGGGGTTGTCAAATTTTTCTCCCTTTATGTTATGAACATAAAGTTCCATTTTTTTAAAGCTTAAATTTGGAGAATAAAGAATTGAGTA
This region includes:
- the LOC104233126 gene encoding putative F-box/kelch-repeat protein At1g15680, which codes for MELYVHNIKGEKFDNPIEGKFTKPKLKIFFKNEYLPNWFLEEIFLRLPVKCVFRYKCVSKQWLSLISAPSFVSLYISRASLLPQQTPIWTILANTLSVNNGVNYFAQSYLPDLLSDNRLHPRFCTIHFPYVGCPEDERYAIVAVSDGLVLYDRGGSDYRIYNAITGDCIALPPPSMSFERVSTGFITESEGGSLRSFKVVRFDCQFGESYILKFEIFLSETGSWRSIVFHNDVPIEVVSLRRPVSLNGNLHWIDRRLGIMAFDPSNDLNQCRVIELHDDIDKQCNDARNNGSPTLCDVHQGRLRYIEVSLVPSYPFGFSGFSVWVLDDYDSSNWSLQHRVKIRDIVFDDISMSKALTGLIPTPIAFHPLDANILYLGFGDAVVSYNMKTLKLDVVAVTAAQQNSWPKAGTVPASPFSRLCLGDPDDVPVMIQRLLPCWSSAFLFMLPAWPISLPIDYKGLKK